One genomic window of Pseudomonas sp. LFM046 includes the following:
- a CDS encoding glycosyltransferase family 4 protein encodes MTPDSIYGAGSSLRQHMELMADQEVSILLPVHRKIKSPANGLRVFKFFCPITYNNDERHGFVRRIILSGGSRLAFWLSSPLVFFRLMRIKPDVVHLNSLVLSDFLLLLGLYKVFRKVAVVSHVREMLSFEMSAYQKWLVSVCDHLVFIDHAVEKRFHEVVGAPKASDVVQNPFSGASADYKLPTSLQFLKSESRIVYAIAGRIEDGKGVLEICQEFARSQLRNSLLVIVGGGSEPYVQKIKEAESDSNGCVRYVGQIDNLQASGFFSEIDFLVRGEPFFCTGRTVYEALYSGASVVLPGSERNLEMDTVLADFKEYVEFYEPRDFSRMIELVRENEDRNMKGSSRISHCNYEDYSKAIASIYSKVVE; translated from the coding sequence GTGACTCCCGACTCCATATACGGGGCCGGTTCAAGCTTGCGTCAGCACATGGAGCTGATGGCGGATCAAGAGGTATCGATTCTCTTGCCTGTGCATCGGAAAATTAAGTCGCCGGCGAATGGGTTGCGAGTTTTCAAGTTTTTCTGCCCGATAACGTATAATAATGACGAGCGACATGGGTTTGTTCGGCGAATCATATTGTCGGGTGGGTCGAGGCTGGCATTCTGGCTGAGTTCTCCCCTGGTCTTCTTCAGGTTGATGAGGATAAAGCCGGATGTCGTTCATCTGAATAGCTTGGTATTGTCCGATTTCTTGTTGTTGCTTGGACTGTATAAAGTATTTAGAAAGGTGGCTGTTGTTTCTCATGTAAGAGAGATGCTCAGCTTTGAGATGAGCGCCTATCAGAAGTGGCTTGTTTCTGTCTGCGATCATCTGGTTTTTATTGATCATGCGGTTGAGAAGCGCTTCCACGAGGTCGTTGGAGCACCGAAAGCAAGTGACGTCGTGCAAAACCCGTTTAGTGGCGCAAGTGCTGACTATAAGCTGCCGACCTCATTGCAGTTTCTGAAAAGTGAAAGCCGTATTGTCTACGCGATCGCAGGGCGGATCGAAGATGGCAAAGGAGTCCTTGAGATTTGCCAAGAATTCGCGAGGTCTCAACTGAGGAATTCGCTCCTGGTGATCGTTGGAGGGGGGAGCGAACCCTACGTTCAGAAGATCAAGGAGGCTGAAAGCGATTCCAATGGATGCGTGAGATATGTGGGGCAAATCGACAATCTCCAAGCGTCCGGTTTCTTTAGTGAGATCGACTTTCTGGTCAGGGGAGAGCCGTTTTTTTGTACTGGTCGGACTGTTTATGAGGCCCTTTACTCGGGAGCCTCGGTAGTATTGCCGGGCAGTGAGCGAAATCTCGAGATGGATACTGTTCTGGCGGATTTCAAGGAATATGTCGAATTTTATGAGCCTCGTGATTTTTCTCGAATGATTGAACTCGTTCGAGAGAACGAGGACCGTAACATGAAGGGTTCGAGTAGGATATCCCACTGTAATTATGAGGATTACTCGAAGGCTATCGCTTCAATTTACAGCAAGGTGGTTGAATGA
- the gmd gene encoding GDP-mannose 4,6-dehydratase: MSIKKALITGVTGQDGSYLAEFLLEKGYEVHGIKRRASSFNTQRIDHIYQDPHVEGQRFVLHYGDLSDSSNLIRIIKEVEPDEIYNLGAQSHVAVSFESPEYTADVDAMGTLRILEAIRLLGLEKKTRFYQASTSELYGLVQEIPQKETTPFYPRSPYAVAKLYAYWITVNYREAYGMYACNGILFNHESPRRGETFVTRKITRGLANIGQGLESCLYMGNMDALRDWGHAKDYVRMQWMMLQQDQPEDFVIATGVQYSVREFIRWSAAELGITLSFRGEGVNEEAVVEAVIGDKAPALKVGDVIVKVDPRYFRPAEVETLLGDPSKAKEKLGWVPEISVQEMCAEMVREDLKVAQRHALLKQHGHDVSMSVET, encoded by the coding sequence ATGAGCATTAAGAAGGCGTTGATTACTGGTGTGACCGGGCAGGATGGCTCATATTTGGCGGAGTTTCTCCTTGAGAAAGGATACGAAGTCCACGGTATAAAGCGTCGTGCATCCTCCTTCAATACACAGCGCATTGACCACATTTATCAGGACCCGCATGTCGAGGGGCAGCGTTTCGTTCTGCACTATGGTGACCTTAGCGACTCTTCGAACCTTATCAGGATTATCAAAGAGGTCGAGCCGGACGAAATCTATAATCTGGGCGCTCAATCGCATGTGGCTGTGAGTTTTGAGTCGCCTGAATACACCGCGGACGTGGACGCAATGGGGACCCTGCGCATTCTGGAGGCCATTCGCCTGCTAGGGTTGGAGAAAAAGACGCGGTTTTACCAAGCGTCGACTTCCGAATTGTATGGCCTTGTCCAAGAAATTCCGCAGAAGGAGACAACGCCATTCTATCCGCGCTCGCCCTATGCTGTTGCAAAACTCTATGCTTATTGGATAACCGTAAATTATAGAGAAGCCTATGGCATGTATGCTTGCAACGGCATACTTTTCAATCATGAGTCACCGCGGCGCGGTGAGACTTTCGTTACCAGAAAGATAACTCGTGGTCTGGCAAATATCGGGCAAGGCCTCGAAAGCTGTTTGTATATGGGGAATATGGACGCCCTTCGTGATTGGGGGCATGCGAAGGACTATGTTCGTATGCAATGGATGATGCTTCAGCAGGATCAGCCAGAGGATTTTGTGATAGCCACTGGCGTGCAATATTCCGTGCGCGAATTCATTCGTTGGTCTGCAGCCGAATTGGGAATAACCTTGAGCTTCCGCGGAGAGGGAGTCAATGAGGAGGCGGTCGTCGAGGCTGTCATTGGCGACAAGGCGCCAGCGCTCAAGGTCGGTGACGTAATCGTCAAGGTCGACCCGCGCTATTTCCGCCCTGCGGAAGTAGAGACTTTGTTAGGTGACCCAAGCAAGGCCAAGGAGAAACTGGGTTGGGTTCCCGAGATCAGCGTGCAAGAGATGTGCGCAGAGATGGTGCGGGAAGACCTCAAGGTAGCGCAGCGACATGCCCTACTGAAGCAGCATGGCCATGACGTGTCGATGTCAGTGGAGACTTGA
- a CDS encoding GDP-L-fucose synthase: protein MARDLNQVIFVAGHRGMVGSAIVRRLKAVGYNNIVTADRDQLDLLDQSAVRDFFEKARIDQVYLAAAKVGGIHANNSFPAEFIYQNLVIQTNIVHAAHSKAVQRLLFLGSSCIYPKHADQPIEESALLTGVLEQTNEPYAIAKIAGIKLCESYNRQYGRDYRSVMPTNLYGPNDNFHPENSHVIPALLRRFHEAKQREDAEVVIWGSGRPMREFLHVDDMAAASVHVMELDRETYESHTQPMLSHINVGSGIDCTIRELAETVANVTGFSGRLIFDSSKPDGTPRKLMDVSRLRRLGWEASISLQDGLRDAYAWYIDNVEKARS, encoded by the coding sequence ATGGCGCGTGATTTGAATCAGGTCATATTTGTAGCTGGGCACCGTGGCATGGTTGGTTCTGCCATCGTTCGCCGCCTGAAGGCGGTTGGCTACAACAATATCGTTACTGCTGATCGTGACCAGCTTGATCTTTTGGATCAATCCGCGGTTCGGGATTTTTTTGAAAAGGCCCGAATTGATCAGGTTTATCTGGCTGCGGCCAAGGTCGGTGGAATACACGCCAACAACAGTTTTCCGGCGGAATTCATCTATCAGAATCTGGTAATACAGACCAACATTGTTCACGCCGCGCACTCCAAAGCCGTTCAGCGACTCTTGTTTCTCGGGTCTTCGTGCATTTACCCCAAGCATGCCGATCAGCCAATTGAGGAGAGTGCGCTGCTCACTGGTGTTCTTGAGCAAACGAACGAGCCGTATGCGATTGCCAAGATTGCGGGCATAAAGCTTTGTGAGAGCTACAACCGGCAATATGGTCGAGATTATCGTAGTGTTATGCCGACCAATCTCTATGGCCCGAATGACAATTTCCATCCCGAAAATAGCCATGTAATTCCTGCATTGCTTCGACGCTTTCACGAAGCCAAGCAGCGCGAGGATGCGGAGGTTGTCATTTGGGGCAGCGGCAGACCTATGCGCGAATTCCTGCATGTGGACGATATGGCAGCAGCCAGCGTGCATGTGATGGAGTTGGATAGAGAAACCTATGAATCACATACTCAGCCTATGCTTTCGCATATCAATGTTGGTAGTGGCATCGATTGCACGATTCGTGAGCTGGCGGAGACTGTCGCTAATGTTACCGGCTTCAGCGGGCGCCTGATTTTCGACTCCAGCAAGCCCGACGGTACTCCCCGCAAGCTGATGGATGTATCGCGCCTGCGGCGCCTTGGCTGGGAGGCGAGTATCAGTTTGCAGGATGGCCTGCGAGACGCTTATGCCTGGTATATCGATAACGTTGAAAAGGCGCGCAGCTGA